The Streptomyces laurentii region GGTGCGGCTCGGCGGCGAGTTCGAGGTGCAGGCCGGCGCGGTGCACGTGGTGCCGTTCGGTCTGGAGATCCCGTGGGAGACGCCGGTCACCGCGATCGCCGGGCAGCAGCTGCGCGGGATGCACATCGGGGTGAAGACCGAGCTGGAGATCGCCCGCGCGGTGGACTCCGGTGACCTGGACCCGATCAACGTCCACCCGCTGCCGGCGCAGCAGGCGATCCTGGACGCGTTCATCCAGCTCGGTTTCCGCTTCAAGAGCGCGGACATGGAGCGCGGGCACATCCGCGGGTCGCGGCAGCGGCTGCCGTTCTACCAGGAGATCGAGTTCTTCGCGCCGCAGCAGTACCGGGGCCTGAACCAGGTCGAGGTCAGCTTCGTCGCGGACGACCGGGAGATGGACGTCGTCCTGGAGATGGACAAGAAGCCGGGGCTGTTCACCGAGGGCAGCGACACCTACCGGGCGTTCAAGGTGGGGCTGCACGACTTCCACACGACCGACTGGGCGGCGTACCTGAACCAGTGGCTCGCCGAGGTGGGCGGCCGTCGCAACTGGTTCTAGGCTCGGTCCGTACAGCCGGTCCGCGAGGCCGGGCAGTGATTCGGAGGTTCAACGTGGCCGAGGGCAAGAGGGCACCGCTCCCCCATGACTTCCACCCGCCGGTGGTGCCGTTCACCGTGGTGAGCGACGACGTCGTGGCGGACGGGGTGCTGAAGGAAGCTCAGGTTTTCGCGGCGGGCAACACCTCGCCGCAGCTGCGCTGGGAGGGTTTCCCCGCGGAGGCGAAGAGCTTCGCCGTGACGTGCTTCGACCCGGACGCGCCGACGGGCAGCGGATTCTGGCACTGGGTGCTGTTCGACATCCCGGCGTCGGTGACGGAGCTTCCGGCGGGCGCGGGTTCGGGGTCGTTCGAGGGGCTGCCGTCCGGCGCCGTGCACGCCCGTAACGACTACGGGACCCGGGACTTCGGCGGCGCCGCGCCGCCGCCGGGCGACGGGCCGCACCGGTACGTCTTCACCGTGTACGCGGTGGACCAGGAGAAGCTGGGCCCGGACGCGGACGCGTCGCCCGCGGTCGTCGGCTTCAACCTGCGGTTCCACACACTCGGAAGGGCCCAGCTCGTGGCGGAGTACGAGACTCCGGCGCAGAGCTGATCGTTCGCCCTTTGTTTGCCCGCTTCTGGTCTTGGAGAAATCAGAAGCGGGCATCTTTCTTTACGCGGATATTGCGTTGTCCTACCCCGGCGTGCCCGGCCAGAGTTGATCCGGGCCCGGCTCCTGCGAGAGGCGGCTGGGCCGGCACACGGGAGGTGGGCACAGATGCGGGACACGCTGGTATTGAACGCGAGCTTCGAGCCGCTTTCGACGGTGACACTCAACCGTGCGGTGGTGCTTGTCCTCCAGGACAAGGCCGTCGTGGAGCAGGAGCATCCCGGTCTGCGCATGCGCGCGGCGGCGGTGGACATGCCGGTGCCGCGGGTGATCAGGCTCTGCCGGTACGTACGGGTGCCGTTCCGAAGACACGCGCCGTGGTCGAGGCGGGGCGTGCTGGTCCGGGACCAGCACCGGTGCGCGTACTGCGGGAACCGCGCCACGACCGTCGACCACGTGGTGCCGCGGGCGCAGGGCGGCGGGGACGAGTGGATGAACACGGTGGCGTCGTGCGCCGCGGACAACCACCGCAAGGCCGACCGGACGCCGGAGCAGGCGGGGATGCCGCTGCTGCACCTGCCGTTCGTGCCGACTCCGGCGGACGCGATGCTGCTCGCGATGAAGGCGGCGGACCGGCCGAACCTGCCGGGCCCGTCGGCCGAACCGCCTTCCGGCCAGGCGGCGTGACGCGTGCGACCGGCGTGACCGGATACGGCAGAGGACAAAGGGCCCGTCCCCTCTGTGGGGCGGGCCCTCCGTCATATGCCGTATCCGGTCACTTCAGGGTGAGCTGAAGGATCGCGACGATGCCGACGGCGATGATGACGCCGCGCAGCACGGTGGGCGGAAGGCGCCGGCCGACCTTGGCGCCGATCTGGCCGCCGATGGTGGAGCCGACGGCGATGAGGACGACGGCGGTCCAGTCGAATTCGGCGACGAAGAGGAAGAAGACGGCGGCGACGCCGTTGACGACGGCGCTCAGGACGTTCTTGACCGCGTTGATGCGCTGCAGGGTGTCGTTGAGCAGCAGTCCCATGAGCGATATGTAGAGCACGCCCTGGGCGGCGCCGAAGTAGCCGCCGTAGATGCTGGCGAGGAAGAAGCCGACGAGCAGGGCGGCGCCGCCGTGCGGATGGGCCTCGGTGCCGTTGGCCTCTCGGCGGCGCTGGACGGCGGCGCCGATGCGGGGCTGGAGCAGGACGAGCACCAGGGCGATGCCGATGAGGACGGGGACGATCGCGTCGAAGGCGTCGGACGGCAGGGCCAGGAGCAGGATGGCGCCGACGAGTCCGCCGAGGAGCGCGGCGACGCCGAGGCGCAGGACGCGGGCGGTCTGGCCCTTGAGTTCGCTGCGGTAGCCGATGGCCCCGCTGATGGAGCCGGGGACGAGGCCGAGGGCGTTGGAGACGTTCGCCGTGATGGGCGGGAGGCCGGTGGCGAGGAGGACGGGGAACGTGATGAGCGTTCCCGATCCCACGACGGTGTTCATGGCGCCGGCGGCGGTGCCTGCGCCGAAGACCGCGAGCATTTCCCAGATGGACAACGCCATCTCCTTCAGGGTCGGTGAGTCGCCTCCCCGCCCCGTGTGCGGCCGGAGTCGAGGGGCTCGCGGCCGATCATGCCCGAGGTTACGTGTACGTGTCATCCAAAAGGCCCCCGACCCGGTGGACGAACCGGGGCGGAGGCCCGAGGGAGGGAGCGGGTCGGTCAGTCGACCGGGGGAACCTCGCGGCGCTCGGTGCCGGCCGCCGGGGCGCTCTTGGTGAAGCCGGACGCGGCGCCGGGGGCGACGTTGCCGAGGGCGCCGGACAGGCCCTTGAGCGCGTCGCCGATCTCGCTGGGCACGATCCAGAGCTTGTTGGCGTCGCCTTCGGCGATCTTCGGCAGCATCTGGAGGTACTGGTACGAGAGCAGCTTCTGGTCCGGGTCGCCGGCGTGGATGGCCTCGAAGACCGTACGGACGGCCTGCGCCTCACCCTCGGCCTTGAGGGCCGCGGCCCGCGACTCGCCCTCGGCGCGCAGGATCGCGGACTGCTTCTCGCCCTCGGCGGTCAGGATCTGCGACTGGCGGATGCCCTCGGCGGTGAGGATCGCGGCGCGCTTGTCACGGTCGGCGCGCATCTGCTTCTCCATCGAGTCCTGGATGGAGGTCGGCGGCTCGATCGCCTTGAGCTCGACGCGGTTGACGCGGATGCCCCACTTGCCGGTGGCCTCGTCGAGGACACCGCGCAGCGCCGCGTTGATCTCCTCGCGGGAGGTCAGGGTCCGCTCCAGGTCCATGCCGCCGATGATGTTGCGGAGGGTGGTGACGGTGAGCTGCTCGATGGCCTGAATGTAGCTGGCGACCTCGTAGGTCGCGGCACGCGCGTCCGTCACCTGGTAGTAGATGACGGTGTCGATGTTGACGACCAGGTTGTCCTGGGTGATCACCGGCTGCGGCGGGAACGGGACGACCTGCTCGCGCAGGTCGATCCGGTTGCGGATGCGGTCGATGAACGGGACGACGATGTTCAGACCGGCGTTGAGGGTGCGGGTGTAGCGGCCGAACCGTTCGACGATGGCCGCGCTCGCCTGTGGAATGACCTGGATGGTCTTGATCAGGGCGATGAAGACAAGCACCACCAGAATGATCAGGACGATGATGATGGCTGACATCGTGTTGCCTGTGCCCTTCGCTGCCGGTTGATGGACCAGATGATGATCGAGTTTCCCAGATGGCGGAGCGTCATGGGTGAGGTTCGGTCACATGACGACCGCGGTCGCGCCGTCGATATCGACGACATCGACCTGTTCGCCGGGTTCGAAGCTCTGCCCGGAGTCGAGGGCGCGGGCGGACCAGACCTCTCCGGCCAGCTTGATGCGGCCGCCGCCGCTGCCGTCGACGCGTTCCAGGACGACGGCCTGACGGCCCTTCAGGGCGTCGACGCCGGTGGTGAGACCGGGCCGGTCGCTGCGGTGGCGGGCGGCGATGGGTCTGACGACCGCGATGAGCGCGACGGAGACCACGGCGAAGACCACCACCTGGGCGACGATCCCGAAACCGAGCGCGGCGGTCCCCGCTCCCGCGATCGCGCCGACGGCGAGCATGCCGAACTCCGGCATCGCGGTGAGGACGAGAGGGATGCCGAGCCCCACCGCTCCGATCAGCCACCAGATCCATGCGTCGATGTCCACAAGGTCATGGTAGGGCGGTGCGGCAGCCGGGGACAGGGCCCGGCCGGACCGGGCCGGATGCCGGGCCGAACACCTGCCCGTACGCCCGAACGGACGCCGGGCTCTGTACGGACGCGGCGCCCCGTGGCGGCTTCGGCGGAGGGGCGTCGGGCGGGCGGACCGTCGTCCGGTCACGCGGCCCTGGCCGCTCGGCCGCTCGGCCGTTACTTGAGCGGGAGGCCCTTGGCGGTGTAGCGCTCGCCGTGGTGCTCGACGACGAGCGGGAGGCCGAAGCAGTGGGAGAGGTTGCGGGAGGTCAGCTCGGTCTCCATCGGTCCGGCGGCGAGGACCTTGCCCTGGCGGATCATCAGGACGTGGGTGAAGCCCGGGGGGATCTCCTCGACGTGGTGCGTGACCATGATCATCGAGGGGGCGTACGGATCACGGGCGAGCCGGCCGAGGCGGCGTACCAGGTCCTCGCGGCCGCCGAGGTCGAGACCCGCGGCGGGCTCGTCGAGGAGCAGCAGCTCGGGGTCGGTCATCATCGCGCGGGCGATCAGGGTGCGCTTGCGCTCGCCCTCGGACAGGGTGCCGAACTTGCGGTCCAGGTACTCGGTCATGCCGAGCCGGTCGAGGAACGCCTTGGCGCGCTCCTCGTCGACCGGGTCGTAGTCCTCGTTCCAGGTGGCGGTCATGCCGTACGCGGCGGTGAGGACCGTCTGGAGGACCGTCTGGCGCTTGGGCAGCTTCTCCGCCATGGCGATGCCGGCGATGCCGATGCGCGGGCGCAGCTCGAAGACGTCGACGGAGCCGAGGCGGTCACCGAGGATCGTGACGGAACCGGTGGTGGGGTAGAGGTAGCTGGACGCGACGTTCAGAAGGGTGGTCTTGCCGGCGCCGTTGGGGCCGAGGATGACCCAGCGCTGCCCTTCCTTGACCGACCAGGAGACGTCGTCCACCAGAGCACGTCCGTCGCGGACCACGGATACGTCCACCAGCTCCAGTACATCGCTCATGAGCGCGTTGTCTCCCCTTGCGGTCGAGTCGTGTCGTCGCCAAGCGCCGATGGGCGCGGCGTCCAGGTAAGAACCTACGCCACCGGCGGGCCGGGCCGGTCCCTAGGGCTGGCTTTGGGCGGGATTCATGCCGTTGCGGCGAAGAAGTACGAGAGAGGATTCCGGACGTCGGGCAAGAGGCGAGTGGGGCACGTTCCGGGGATCTCCGCTCGTACGGACCAGGCGCGCGAGGGCCATCTCCTAGGCTTGGGGGATGCATTCGGAACCACGCTCAGGACGTCTGGCCGCCTGGGGCAATGCCCTGCTGGCCGGGACGGTGTCGCCGGACGACGCGGCGCTCGCGATTGTCGGGGAGGACGCGGTACACCGCGTGGAGGGGCTGCCGGGCGAGGCGGGGCCGGTGGGCCTGACGCTGGCGCTGGGGCGGCTGCGGCGGCTCGGGGTGACCGGGTGGCGGTTGGCGCTGCCGGCGCCGGGGCATCCGCTGGGGCTGAGCGGTCCGCCGGAGTTCAACGCTCGGGCGCTGGCGGCGGAGGAGGCGGTGGTCGGTTTCGGCGCGCCGTACGGGCTGGTGCCGGAGGTCTCGGAAGTGGGGCCGCCGGGTGACCGGCATGTGACGGTCGTCTGGCACTGTCTGCCGGTACGGGAGGCTCCGCCGGCGGACGTGCCCTCGCTCGGCGAGGCGGAGCGGGAGCTGGCGGAGGCGCTGCGGGACGCGACGCTGGTGCTGACCCGGCTCGACGTCGCGGCGTCCGGGCCGGCGGCCGAGGCGGCGCGGGACGCGTACCGGGCCCGTGCGGAGGCCGGCAGCGAGATCCTGGCCCCGGGGTATCCGCCGCGCGCGGTCCGGGTGCTGGAGCTGGCCCGGCGGATCGGGATGCTCGTCGATCTGGCGTACGACGGCCATGGCGGCGCGGTGAGCGCGGGCGAGATGGCGGCCCGAGGAGAGGCGTTGCGGCCGGTGGAGCGGGTCGCGCGGCGGGCCCAGGTCGCCGCCTACAACGCGTACGTCGAGGACAGGGAGCGCGAGCGCGAGAAGGAGCGGGGCCTGTAGGAGCCCTCTCCCCGTTCCTCGCACCGCTCGGTGCGACGGACAGCAAAAGGCCCGGCCCCCGGGGGATCGTCCGGGGGCCGGGAGTTTCGGGGGCGTCAGCCGTTGACGGCGCCGTTGCCGAAGGCCGGGTTGAGCAGGCCGATCACGTCGATCGTGTTGCCGGAGACGTTCACGGGGACGTGGACCGGGGCCTGCACCACGTTGCCGGAGGCGACGCCCGGCGAGCAGACGGCCTTCCCCTGGGCGCCCGAGTCGGCGGAGGCGGCGCCGGCACCGGCGGCGACGATGCCGCCGGCGATCATGGTGAGGGCTGCGGCCTTCTTGATGCTGATCACGTGAAGTTCCTCCTGGTCGTCGCTGCGGCCGGTCCGCCGCAGCACGCCCTGAAGAACGCCGCCACCCCCGGGAGGTTGCGCCGAACGGGGGACATACGCCCGACAGTATGAAAAGGGGAACGGCCGTGCCCAGTCGGACGGCGGCCGGCCGCGTTCCCCTTCTGTGTCGTCATGCCGTTTCTATGTCGTCATGCCGTGCCGTACGGCCCAGAGCGCGGCCTGGGTCCGGTCGGCGAGGTCCAGCTTCATGAGGATGTTCGAGACGTGCGTCTTGACCGTCTTCTCGGACAGGACGAGCGCGCGGGCGATCTCGCGGTTGGAGCGGCCGTCCGCTATCAGGCCCAGCACCTCCCGCTCCCGTTCGGTCAGCGTGGAGCCGCGCCCGGTGCCCCCGCCGGAGCCGTGGTCGTCCTGGGTGAGGAGCGCGCCGGCGACCTCGGGCTGGAGCAGGACGTGCCCGGCGTGGACGGAGCGGATGGCGCCGGCCAGGGCGTCGGGGTCGATGTCCTTGTAGACGTACCCCTTCGCGCCGGCCCGCAGCGCGGGGATCACGGTGCGCTGCTCGGTGAAGCTGGTGACGATCAGGACGCGCGCGGGGTTGCCGAGGTCGCGCAGCCGGCGCAGGGCCTCGATGCCGTCGGTGCCGGGCATCTTGACGTCCATGAGGACGACGTCGGGCCGCAGCTCCTCGGCGCGGGCGACGCCCTCGGCGCCGTCGGACGCCTCCCCCACCACTTCTATGTCGTCCTGGACCTCCAGGAAGGTGCGCAGGCCGCGGCGGACGACCTGGTGGTCGTCGACGAGCAGGACCCGGATCCGTTCAGCCACCGGGGACCTCCATCTCGATCGTGGTGCCCTGGCCCGGGGCCGAGGTCACGGTGAGCCGGCCGCCGACACCGTCGGCCCGGTCGCGCATGGACACCAGGCCGAGGTGGCGGCCGGCGCTGCGGACGGTCGTCGGGTCGAAGCCGGTGCCGTCGTCGGTGACGGTGAGCAGGGTGCCGGTGGCGCCGCGGGTCAGGGAGACGGTGACCAGCTCGCCGCCGGAGTGCCGCAGCGCGTTGTGCAGGGCCTCCTGGGCGACGCGGAGCAGGGCCTCCTCCTGGGCGGCGGGCAGGGCGCGGATGCCGGAGCCGTCGAAGGTGACGCGCGCGGTGTGGGCGCGGTCGAGGACCTGGACCTGGGTACGGAGGGTGTGGACCAGGCCGTCCTCGTCGAGGGCGGCGGGGCGCAGCTCGACGACGGCGGCGCGCAGCTCCTCGGTGGCCTCGCCGGCCAGCTCGGCGACCTGCTGCAGGGCGCCCTTGGCGCGGGCGGGGTCGCGGTCGACGAGGGCGGCGGCGGCCTGGGCGGTGAGCCGGAGCGAGAACAGCTTCTGGCTGACCGCGTCGTGCAGCTCGTGGGCGAGCCGGGAGCGCTCCTCGGCGATGGTCAGCTCGCGGCTGCGCTCATAGAGCCGGGCGTTGGTGAGCGCGATGGCGGCGTGCTGGGCGAGGAGGGTGAGCAGCTCCTCGTCCTCGGCGGTGAAGCCGCAGCTGCCCTCCGGCTTGGGGCAGCGCTTGTTGGCGAGGAAGAGGGCGGCGAGGGTCTCGTCGCCGTCGCGGACGGGCAGGCCGAGGAAGTCGGACATCGCGGGGTGGGTGTCGGGCCAGCCCTCGAAGCGGGGGTCCTTGCGGACGTCGGCGAGCCGCTCGGGCTCGGCCTTGTCGAGCATGGCGGCGAGGATGCCGTGCTGCCGGGGCAGCGGGCCGATGGCGCGCCACTGCTCCTCGGTGACGCCGTCGACGACGAACTGGGCGAAGCCCCCGTGGTCGTCGGGGACGCCGAGGGCCGCGTACTCGGCGTCGAGGAGTTCCCGGGCGGAGGCGACGATCGTCTTGAGGACGTCGCGGACCTCCATCCGGCGGTTCATCGCCAGCAGCGCGCTGCTCACGGCGGCGAGACCGGAGCTCGGTCGGTGACTCATGGTTTCACCGTACCCGTGGGGTGTGACAGTCCGTATCCGTCCGGGGACCGCGGCGACCTGGGCCCGGAGACCTACGCCGAAGGGCCCGCCCGCCGGGTACGGCGCGGGGCCGGCCGGGGCCGCCCTCACGCGCGCGTACGGAGAGAGGGACGGGTACGCGCGCGGGGTGCGGGGGCCGCGGGGCGGGGCCTGTGGGGTGGCCGGGGAAGCCTGCCCGGGAGTGGCCTCACCGTGCGCATTGCTCATGCAACATCCAGTGACGTCACCCCCCGGCCGATGTGAGGCCGCGCATAGGACCCAGGTCACTTACGAATGTCCCTAGTGGAAGGGCAAAGGCCAAGTGAGTGCCGTTGGGGCCGGATCCCG contains the following coding sequences:
- a CDS encoding two-component system sensor kinase (ATP binding site [chemical binding];~G-X-G motif;~GAF domain; cl15785;~GAF domain; pfam13185;~Histidine kinase-like ATPases; This family includes several ATP-binding proteins for example: histidine kinase, DNA gyrase B, topoisomerases, heat shock protein HSP90, phytochrome-like ATPases and DNA mismatch repair proteins; cd00075;~Histidine kinase; pfam07730;~Mg2+ binding site [ion binding];~identified by MetaGeneAnnotator; putative;~two-component system sensor kinase [Streptomyces pristinaespiralis ATCC25486]), with protein sequence MSHRPSSGLAAVSSALLAMNRRMEVRDVLKTIVASARELLDAEYAALGVPDDHGGFAQFVVDGVTEEQWRAIGPLPRQHGILAAMLDKAEPERLADVRKDPRFEGWPDTHPAMSDFLGLPVRDGDETLAALFLANKRCPKPEGSCGFTAEDEELLTLLAQHAAIALTNARLYERSRELTIAEERSRLAHELHDAVSQKLFSLRLTAQAAAALVDRDPARAKGALQQVAELAGEATEELRAAVVELRPAALDEDGLVHTLRTQVQVLDRAHTARVTFDGSGIRALPAAQEEALLRVAQEALHNALRHSGGELVTVSLTRGATGTLLTVTDDGTGFDPTTVRSAGRHLGLVSMRDRADGVGGRLTVTSAPGQGTTIEMEVPGG
- a CDS encoding S-adenosylmethionine:tRNA ribosyltransferase-isomerase (identified by MetaGeneAnnotator; putative;~sequence version:1) — protein: MVSPYPWGVTVRIRPGTAATWARRPTPKGPPAGYGAGPAGAALTRAYGERDGYARGVRGPRGGACGVAGEACPGVASPCALLMQHPVTSPPGRCEAAHRTQVTYECP